In Bacillota bacterium, the genomic window CCGGGGTTACACCGTGTTCTTGGTTAACACCGCAGAGAATCCGGAGAAGGAGCGCCAGCTTCTCGAAGCACTGGTTGACAAGGACGTGGACGGGATTCTTTACGGTGGTGGCTTTCAGCTTGACGGGTTGGGACGCAACATGTATGAGATGCCGGTTGTGGTGATCGACCGGGAGATAAACCTGCCACAGGCCCACGCCATACTGGTCGACAACCTGGCTGGCGCCTGCGAAGCTACGGCACACCTCTTGGCGGAGGGCCGCAGGCGCATCGCCGTTCTGACGGGACCGCGGCGCCACCGCACCAACTTCGATCGATATGAAGGTTTCGTCAAGGCAAGTCAGGAGGCAGGGCGCGACCTCACCGCCGCCCCTAACGCTGAGACCGTGGTCTCGATCGATGCGGGGAGAGAAGCCGTGCTTGCCTGGCTCGATTCGGGGATGCGTTTCGACGCCATCTTCGCGGCAAACGACCTGCTTGCAGTGGGTGCCCTCCAGGCCCTGTCCGAACGCCAGATCGGCGTCCCGGCCGACTGCGCGGTCGTGGGTTTTGACAACATCACGCTGTCCGCCCTGGTTCGGCCGGCCCTGACCACGGTTGACCAGCCCAAATACGAGATGGGTCGGCTGGGGGCGGAGTATCTCATCCGCGAAATAGAGGGGGAGCCGGCGCTCGAGAGGCGTACCGTACTTCGGCCTCGCCTCGTAGTCAGGCAGAGCTGCGGGCCGCACTAAGCGGGGCAGCGCCGGCGAGGGGGGTGATTGCCGGGGCTTAGACCGCTTCTACCGTTGCACAGCCGAAGGATCAACCAGAAGACGGAACAGGAGGGAACCGGGGATGAGAGGCCTGTCACGGATCGTGGGCGCATTGGTCATCGTAATGCTGCTCGGGTCTGTAGTGTCTGCGCCTGTCGCCGCGGCGCAACGCCCGCTGCGGATTGGCATCCTGTTGAAGACCCTTGCCAATCCATTCTGGGTTAGCATGAAGGAAGGGATCGAGCAGGAGGCAGCCAAGCTCGGCATTCAGGTCGACATCTACGCTGTTCCGACCGAGGGCGACCTCCGGGCCCAGGCGGAACTGCTGGAGACCATGCTCCAAAAGGGATACGACGGCCTCGGTGTGGCACCCATCAGCCCGGTGAACCTGATTCCGGGTGTGGCCAAGGCGACCGCAATGGGGATCCCGGTGGTAAACATCGACGAGGCCATTGACAAGGAAGAGCTCAGGAAGCAAGGCGGGTTCGTCTACTCGTTCGTTACCACGAACAACTTCAAGGTGGGCGAGCAGGCAGGCGAGTTCGTGGTCAAGTCCCTTGGCCCCCAGGGCGGCGAGGTAGCCATTATCGAGGGGGCGGCTGGCAACAAGTCTGGTAACGATCGCAGAGACGGATTCAGGTCCGTTGTGGAGCGCAACCCTCGGCTAAAGCTGGTTGCGAGCCAGCCGGCGAACTGGGATCGTATGCAGGCCCTCAACGTGGCCACCAACCTCCTCCAGCGCTTTCCGCGCCTCCGGGCCATTTATTGTGCGAACGATACCATGGCCCTCGGCGCGGTTCAAGCCGTGATCAACGCCGGAAAGCAGAACCAGGTGATCGTGGTCGGCACCGACGGGATTCCGGAGGCTGTGCAGGCCGTCAAAGAGGGTCGCCTTGCGGCTACTATCGCACAGGACCCGGCGGGAATCGGTGCCGAGAGTCTCAGACTTCTCGTGCAAGCTTTGAGCATCCCGCAGCAAGCGGAAGTGCCGTCGAAGCTTATCACGCGCTAGTCGTATCCTGGGCGAGGGGGGCCTATTGCGCCCTCCTCGCCTCCCTGGAGCTGAACCTCCCGCATGTTCAACACTGGGTACTCCGTAAACGGCCCCACCGCGGACAGGGCTGTCCTCCACGCCCCGGCTGGTGATCCAGGCACGGCAGGACAGCCTGTGGTTCGAATGCAAGATATAGTGAAGGACTTCTCCGGAGTCCGAGCGCTGGACCACGTCAGCTTCGAGCTACGAGCGGGTGAGGTCCACGTGCTCTTGGGCGAAAACGGGGCGGGTAAGTCCACCTTGATCAAGATCCTCGGCGGCGTGGTAGCCCCGACGTCCGGGGTCCTTACCGTCCATGGCAAGACTTATACAGCGTTGACCCCGGCACGGGCCAGGGAGTTGGGCATCGGCATCATCCACCAGGAATTGAGCCTGGTACCGACCCTGAGCGTGGCAGAAAACGTCTTTTTGGGGCGGCTACCCACGCGTCGTGCTGCCGGCTTTTCCTGGGTCGACTATTCCACTCTTTACCGGCGGACGGAGCAGGAACTCCGCCGGTTTCGCCTCGACGTCGACCCTCACACGCCGGTTCACAAGCTGGGCCTTGCAATGCAGCAGATGGTCGAGATCGTCAAGGCGCTCAGCCTCGGCGCCAGAATCGTGGTGATGGACGAACCGACCTCCGCTCTCACCGACAGGGAGGCTGGGGAGCTTTTCGAGGTGATCGCCCGGCTAAAGCGAGAAAGCGTTTCAATCATCTATATTTCACACAGGCTCCGCGAGGTGAAAACCATCGGGGATCGAGTAACGGTGCTGAAGGATGGCACCGTCGTGGGAACCCGGGATGTCAAGGATGTGGACGAAGACGAACTCGTGCAGATGATGGTAGGGCGTAAGATTGTCCGGACACGCCAGGTCCGGCAGGGTCGGCGGGGCTCTGAGGTGCTTCGAGTTGAAAACCTCACCGCCCCGGGTGTGTGCGATGTCTCCTTTTCCGTCCATGCAGGCGAGATCGTTGGGATGGCCGGCATCGTGGGGGCCGGGCGCACGGAGATCGCCCGAGCTATCGTGGGCGACCTGGGCCCGAGGAGAGGCCAGGTATTCATAGACGGAGTACCTGTTTCCATTCATAGCCCGCTCGATGCGCTGCGTTGTGGCATCGGGCTCATACCGGAGAGCCGAAGGGAACAGGGGTTGGTGCTCCAGTTTTCTGTATCACAGAATCTGACGCTCCCGGCGCTCCAGCTGGGGGCGGGCTTGGTGTCTCGAACCGGCTTCACCCTGAGGTCGGCTGAACGGCGGCTGGCTGAGTCGAC contains:
- a CDS encoding LacI family DNA-binding transcriptional regulator: MRSNGSRPLRTTIHDVARLAEVSVSTVSRYLNGSPHVSEEARRRIELAVRKLMYRPSQTARTMRTRHSRTLGLVIPDIAHPFFAEVIRGAEEAAATRGYTVFLVNTAENPEKERQLLEALVDKDVDGILYGGGFQLDGLGRNMYEMPVVVIDREINLPQAHAILVDNLAGACEATAHLLAEGRRRIAVLTGPRRHRTNFDRYEGFVKASQEAGRDLTAAPNAETVVSIDAGREAVLAWLDSGMRFDAIFAANDLLAVGALQALSERQIGVPADCAVVGFDNITLSALVRPALTTVDQPKYEMGRLGAEYLIREIEGEPALERRTVLRPRLVVRQSCGPH
- the alsB gene encoding D-allose transporter substrate-binding protein, with translation MRGLSRIVGALVIVMLLGSVVSAPVAAAQRPLRIGILLKTLANPFWVSMKEGIEQEAAKLGIQVDIYAVPTEGDLRAQAELLETMLQKGYDGLGVAPISPVNLIPGVAKATAMGIPVVNIDEAIDKEELRKQGGFVYSFVTTNNFKVGEQAGEFVVKSLGPQGGEVAIIEGAAGNKSGNDRRDGFRSVVERNPRLKLVASQPANWDRMQALNVATNLLQRFPRLRAIYCANDTMALGAVQAVINAGKQNQVIVVGTDGIPEAVQAVKEGRLAATIAQDPAGIGAESLRLLVQALSIPQQAEVPSKLITR
- a CDS encoding sugar ABC transporter ATP-binding protein, which encodes MQDIVKDFSGVRALDHVSFELRAGEVHVLLGENGAGKSTLIKILGGVVAPTSGVLTVHGKTYTALTPARARELGIGIIHQELSLVPTLSVAENVFLGRLPTRRAAGFSWVDYSTLYRRTEQELRRFRLDVDPHTPVHKLGLAMQQMVEIVKALSLGARIVVMDEPTSALTDREAGELFEVIARLKRESVSIIYISHRLREVKTIGDRVTVLKDGTVVGTRDVKDVDEDELVQMMVGRKIVRTRQVRQGRRGSEVLRVENLTAPGVCDVSFSVHAGEIVGMAGIVGAGRTEIARAIVGDLGPRRGQVFIDGVPVSIHSPLDALRCGIGLIPESRREQGLVLQFSVSQNLTLPALQLGAGLVSRTGFTLRSAERRLAESTAAHLAIKSGSVQERVDRLSGGNQQKVVIGKWLFLNTKVLIFDEPTRGVDIGAKAEIHRIIMDLAGQGRAILLISSEMPELLSVCDRILVVYEGRITGEFPGQASEEELVYACVTGRRRDQEG